From a single Desulfobaccales bacterium genomic region:
- a CDS encoding DVU0298 family protein, with product MRPSRRHLREKIVTLLKDGNFPGLQELAGQDSGVAAILMQFFYDPGDLLHWRALEGLGYVAGSNPAQVGKLINRLIYLLNEDSGSNGWGAAAALGEIGRHQISLVKEIIPMFVGFLEEEFSQEPMLWGVGRLAEVHPELLEEVLPVIVPFLTNPEAQKRALAAWGLGKARYHPAADAIRALLEDDQPVQLYDHEGLFQTSVGRMAQEALANLA from the coding sequence TTGCTGAAAGACGGAAATTTCCCGGGCCTGCAGGAACTGGCGGGCCAGGATTCCGGGGTGGCGGCCATCCTGATGCAGTTTTTCTACGACCCGGGTGACCTCCTGCATTGGCGGGCTCTGGAGGGATTGGGATATGTGGCCGGCTCCAACCCGGCGCAGGTCGGCAAACTCATCAATCGGCTCATCTACCTGCTCAATGAGGATTCGGGCAGTAACGGCTGGGGGGCCGCGGCTGCTTTGGGAGAGATCGGCCGCCACCAGATTTCGTTAGTGAAAGAGATCATCCCCATGTTCGTCGGGTTCCTGGAGGAGGAGTTCTCCCAAGAACCCATGCTCTGGGGGGTGGGTCGTTTGGCCGAGGTGCATCCGGAACTTCTCGAAGAAGTTTTGCCCGTGATTGTGCCTTTTCTCACAAACCCCGAGGCACAAAAGCGAGCCCTGGCCGCCTGGGGTCTCGGTAAAGCGCGGTATCACCCGGCGGCCGACGCCATCCGGGCGCTTTTAGAAGACGACCAGCCGGTTCAGCTTTACGACCACGAGGGTCTGTTTCAGACCAGCGTGGGCCGGATGGCCCAAGAAGCCCTGGCGAATCTGGCTTGA
- a CDS encoding polyphenol oxidase family protein has protein sequence MAEWQTAGEPKSYRSPVLAALPAVVHGFFTRQGGVSTGAYDSLNVSPAVGDLCDLVGENQRRMEQALGLKSLASAAQVHGNHAAVITSADQGQGEDIPEVDILVTTVPGLGLVIKQADCQAVMLYDPVNRVVANVHCGWRGHVHNILGETVALLQTTFGSQPRALYAAVGPSLGPCCAEFRNFRQEFPETLWGYQVRPTYFDLWQITVDQLTAAGLRPERLDLARLCTRCGAGEFFSYRRDKVTGRQGAVIALRA, from the coding sequence ATGGCGGAATGGCAGACAGCCGGCGAGCCTAAATCTTACCGCAGCCCCGTGCTGGCCGCACTGCCGGCAGTGGTGCACGGTTTTTTCACCCGGCAAGGGGGCGTCAGCACCGGAGCGTATGACAGTCTTAATGTGAGCCCGGCAGTGGGGGACCTTTGCGATCTGGTGGGCGAAAACCAGCGCCGCATGGAGCAGGCGTTGGGGCTAAAGAGTTTGGCCAGCGCCGCGCAGGTGCATGGCAACCACGCGGCAGTGATCACCTCGGCCGACCAGGGCCAGGGGGAAGACATACCGGAGGTGGACATCCTGGTCACCACCGTACCCGGCTTGGGTCTGGTCATCAAACAGGCCGACTGCCAGGCCGTCATGCTCTATGATCCGGTCAACCGGGTTGTAGCCAACGTCCACTGCGGCTGGCGCGGGCACGTCCACAATATTCTGGGCGAAACCGTGGCGTTGCTGCAGACCACGTTCGGGTCGCAACCGCGGGCCCTCTACGCCGCGGTGGGACCCAGCCTGGGGCCCTGCTGCGCCGAGTTCCGCAACTTCCGGCAGGAGTTTCCCGAAACCCTGTGGGGCTACCAGGTGCGGCCCACATACTTTGACCTATGGCAGATCACCGTAGATCAACTGACGGCAGCCGGACTGCGACCGGAACGCCTTGACCTGGCGCGGCTCTGCACCCGCTGCGGGGCCGGCGAGTTTTTCTCCTACCGCCGGGACAAGGTTACCGGCCGTCAAGGGGCCGTCATCGCCCTGCGAGCCTGA
- a CDS encoding type 1 glutamine amidotransferase: MAAKSLLIVQHMDWEGPGQHLLAALLEAEVNFQVTKAWEEPLPSLDPFDGMIVLGGSPNVDEEKQFPYLIPLKARIREVIAAGKAYLGFCLGHQLLGNVLGCRVGPLPQKSVGFITGELTSAGLAHPAFQGLPPKLNLFKWHGQGVLPPLPADLSLLARSEGAPVEALGLIDNPRILGLQFDNHAAAMDVATWLKHDGDWALSGSGADPETMITTAVAQEAAMGREFHHFMKNFFRLIWGS, encoded by the coding sequence GTGGCGGCAAAGAGCTTGTTGATCGTGCAGCACATGGACTGGGAGGGCCCTGGACAGCATCTGTTGGCGGCGCTTTTGGAGGCGGAGGTTAACTTCCAGGTGACGAAAGCCTGGGAAGAACCTTTGCCGTCCCTGGACCCCTTTGACGGCATGATCGTTTTGGGAGGGTCTCCCAATGTGGATGAGGAAAAGCAGTTTCCCTACCTCATACCATTAAAGGCCCGTATTCGGGAAGTGATCGCGGCGGGAAAGGCTTACCTGGGGTTTTGCCTGGGTCACCAACTTCTGGGGAACGTGCTGGGGTGCCGGGTCGGCCCTTTGCCGCAAAAATCCGTGGGTTTCATCACCGGGGAGCTGACCTCCGCGGGGCTGGCGCATCCGGCTTTTCAGGGATTGCCGCCTAAGCTCAACCTGTTCAAGTGGCATGGCCAGGGAGTGTTGCCGCCCTTGCCCGCGGACCTCAGCCTCCTGGCCCGGTCGGAGGGGGCGCCGGTGGAGGCCTTGGGATTAATTGATAATCCCCGGATACTGGGACTCCAGTTTGACAATCATGCCGCCGCAATGGATGTGGCCACCTGGCTCAAGCATGATGGCGACTGGGCCCTGAGCGGCTCGGGCGCCGACCCGGAAACCATGATCACCACCGCCGTAGCCCAGGAAGCGGCCATGGGCCGGGAGTTTCACCATTTCATGAAAAATTTCTTTCGTTTGATCTGGGGCTCATAA
- a CDS encoding DUF3192 domain-containing protein, with protein sequence MAWLHLVLVLGILTVGCEQVAYQRFEKQMWSNYVHMNEIKKGMSKAEVVGIMGPPGIQEEGDYRGGHYTIYFYLTHSMDFDESNTVRSGYSPLVFKNDRLVGIGRRDYRGAVDRMETESEGVPKGSLPWGRTQ encoded by the coding sequence ATGGCTTGGTTGCACCTGGTACTGGTTTTGGGGATATTGACGGTGGGCTGCGAGCAGGTGGCGTATCAGCGCTTCGAAAAACAGATGTGGAGCAACTATGTCCACATGAATGAAATAAAGAAGGGGATGAGCAAGGCAGAAGTGGTCGGCATCATGGGGCCGCCCGGGATTCAGGAAGAAGGGGATTATCGTGGCGGCCATTATACCATTTATTTCTACCTGACCCACAGCATGGACTTTGATGAGAGCAATACCGTACGGAGCGGCTACTCCCCCCTGGTGTTTAAGAATGACCGGCTGGTGGGCATCGGGAGGCGGGATTATCGGGGGGCGGTGGACCGCATGGAAACGGAATCAGAAGGGGTGCCCAAGGGCAGCCTGCCCTGGGGTCGGACTCAATGA
- the rlmN gene encoding 23S rRNA (adenine(2503)-C(2))-methyltransferase RlmN, with protein MTHPLDLKEFTLPELEELMAAWGQPTFRARQLVKWLYKGVGDFEGMTDIARPFQAELSRHARISSLSVEQVQEAADGCRKFLFALEDGNLIESVLIPEEGHYTLCLSSQVGCAQGCRFCLTARRGLIRNLTAGEIVNQIIAVRKNLPDARPLSNLVFMGMGEPLANFDPLVRALGVITAPWGLNFAYRRITVSTAGLAPLIPRLGVEVRANLTVSLNAPDDETRNRIMPINRRYPLPELMAACRAFPLPRHRRITFAYVLLDGINDAPDQARQLAKLLRGFRAKINLIPFNRHPRLSYEPPPEARTLKFQEILREANYTVMIRESRGQEIGAACGQLAGEKL; from the coding sequence ATGACTCACCCGTTAGATCTGAAAGAATTCACGCTCCCCGAGTTGGAGGAGCTTATGGCCGCGTGGGGCCAGCCGACCTTCCGAGCCCGGCAACTGGTCAAGTGGCTCTACAAGGGAGTGGGCGACTTTGAGGGTATGACCGATATCGCCAGGCCTTTCCAGGCGGAGTTGTCCCGGCACGCCCGGATCAGTAGCCTGAGCGTGGAACAGGTGCAAGAGGCTGCGGATGGCTGCCGGAAATTCCTCTTTGCCCTGGAAGACGGCAACCTCATCGAATCGGTCCTCATCCCGGAAGAAGGCCATTACACCTTGTGCCTGTCCTCCCAGGTAGGGTGCGCCCAGGGTTGCCGCTTTTGTCTGACGGCCCGGCGCGGCCTGATCCGCAACTTGACGGCTGGCGAAATCGTCAATCAAATCATAGCGGTGCGCAAGAATCTGCCGGACGCTCGGCCCCTTTCCAACCTGGTGTTCATGGGCATGGGGGAGCCCCTGGCCAATTTTGACCCCCTGGTACGGGCTCTCGGCGTCATTACCGCGCCCTGGGGCTTAAACTTCGCTTACCGGCGGATAACCGTGTCCACCGCAGGATTGGCGCCGCTTATCCCCCGGCTCGGCGTCGAAGTCCGGGCCAACCTCACGGTATCCCTCAATGCCCCGGATGACGAGACCCGGAACCGGATCATGCCCATCAACCGGCGCTATCCGCTGCCCGAGCTTATGGCCGCCTGCCGGGCTTTTCCCTTACCCCGACACCGGCGTATTACCTTTGCCTATGTGCTCTTAGACGGCATCAATGACGCGCCGGATCAGGCCCGGCAACTGGCCAAGCTGCTTCGGGGCTTCCGGGCCAAAATCAATCTGATCCCTTTCAACCGGCACCCGCGCCTATCCTATGAGCCGCCGCCGGAGGCGCGCACCTTAAAGTTCCAGGAGATTTTGCGGGAGGCCAATTATACGGTGATGATCAGAGAGAGCCGGGGACAGGAGATCGGCGCCGCCTGCGGCCAACTGGCAGGAGAAAAATTATAG
- the dksA gene encoding RNA polymerase-binding protein DksA: MDPDRLEYFRNLLQERLAEILGEADKTRSDMTGVIAPFPDPTDRATLETDRNFTLRIRDRERKLISKIREALDRIDAGTYGYCELCGGEITEKRLKARPVTTMCIACKSGQEALERSRGQ; the protein is encoded by the coding sequence ATGGATCCTGATCGATTAGAATATTTTCGTAACCTGTTGCAAGAACGCCTGGCAGAAATTTTAGGAGAGGCCGACAAGACGCGCAGTGACATGACTGGCGTCATTGCCCCTTTTCCGGACCCCACCGACCGGGCCACCCTGGAGACCGACCGCAACTTCACCCTGCGTATCAGGGACCGCGAACGGAAATTGATCAGCAAAATCAGGGAAGCTTTGGACCGCATCGATGCCGGAACCTATGGCTATTGCGAACTCTGCGGCGGTGAGATCACCGAAAAGCGCCTTAAGGCCCGACCGGTGACCACCATGTGTATCGCTTGCAAGTCCGGACAGGAGGCCTTGGAACGCTCTCGGGGGCAGTAA
- the moaC gene encoding cyclic pyranopterin monophosphate synthase MoaC, with the protein MNSFTHLDESGQMRMVDVADKPETLRCATAGCRVVVGPKVFPLLVAGRLPKGDVWAAARLAGIMAAKNTSQLIPLCHPLPLTGIDIDFTPEPEEWAVAIQARVRTYARTGVEMEALTAAAVAALTIYDMCKAVDRGLVITNLLLMEKSGGASGAYSRAAATP; encoded by the coding sequence ATGAATAGCTTTACCCACCTGGATGAATCAGGGCAGATGCGCATGGTTGACGTGGCTGACAAGCCCGAAACCTTGCGCTGTGCCACAGCCGGCTGCCGGGTGGTGGTGGGTCCTAAAGTGTTTCCCCTGCTTGTGGCCGGCCGGCTCCCCAAAGGTGACGTCTGGGCCGCGGCCAGGCTGGCCGGCATCATGGCGGCCAAGAATACTTCGCAGCTTATTCCTCTCTGCCATCCGCTGCCTCTCACCGGGATTGACATAGACTTTACCCCGGAACCGGAGGAGTGGGCCGTGGCCATCCAGGCGCGGGTGCGCACCTACGCCCGCACCGGGGTGGAAATGGAGGCCTTAACGGCCGCAGCGGTGGCCGCTCTCACCATTTACGACATGTGCAAAGCCGTGGACCGGGGTCTGGTTATTACAAACTTACTGCTCATGGAAAAGAGCGGGGGAGCCAGTGGCGCCTATAGCCGGGCCGCGGCAACCCCATAA
- a CDS encoding J domain-containing protein — MAAPDYYRILGVKRSCTVEEVRQRYRLLARQHHPDLNPDDPEAAARFRQVVEAFEAILAAKAKTKAKAKAASRTRKHAAQYRQPRFTGKEDLYEEFFGICQEDSSPSWSAGADFRYDLEVPFLAAIKGMGTVIAVDHQPQCRYCQGSGLSPGTAYRECPECQGRGRRFGGPGLLRFGPVCGHCRGRGKVVSQPCQHCGGVGSCSHTQEYHLRIPPGTRDGDRLRFKGEGGGGYQNGPPGNLEVVIHVAPHSFFTRMGNDIHCKIEISFAEAALGSAICIPTLDGFQMVRLPQGTQTGWTFRFTGAGAPGGPLEPPGDQVNEIIVTTPQNLSPRQRSLLEELGHLELEPFERAGHE, encoded by the coding sequence ATGGCTGCTCCGGATTACTACCGCATTTTAGGGGTGAAGCGCTCCTGCACCGTAGAGGAAGTGCGACAGCGTTATCGTTTGCTGGCCCGGCAACACCATCCCGACCTCAATCCCGACGATCCGGAGGCTGCGGCCCGTTTTCGCCAGGTGGTGGAAGCCTTCGAGGCCATCCTGGCGGCCAAAGCCAAGACCAAGGCCAAAGCCAAAGCTGCGAGCCGCACCCGCAAGCATGCCGCCCAATATCGCCAGCCCCGGTTTACCGGCAAAGAAGACCTCTATGAAGAGTTTTTCGGCATTTGCCAAGAGGACTCCTCTCCGTCATGGTCGGCGGGGGCAGATTTCCGCTATGACCTGGAAGTTCCCTTTCTGGCGGCCATCAAGGGCATGGGAACCGTGATTGCGGTAGATCATCAGCCGCAGTGCCGTTATTGCCAGGGCTCCGGCCTGTCGCCGGGGACCGCGTATCGGGAATGCCCGGAATGCCAGGGCCGGGGCCGTCGCTTCGGAGGGCCCGGGCTCCTGCGGTTCGGTCCTGTCTGCGGGCATTGCCGGGGGCGGGGCAAGGTCGTTTCCCAGCCCTGTCAGCACTGTGGCGGGGTTGGCTCCTGCTCCCATACACAGGAATACCACCTGCGGATTCCGCCGGGCACCCGGGACGGCGACCGTTTGCGCTTTAAGGGCGAAGGTGGCGGGGGTTACCAGAACGGGCCTCCGGGGAACCTGGAAGTAGTAATCCATGTGGCTCCCCATAGCTTTTTTACCCGGATGGGCAACGACATTCACTGTAAGATCGAGATTTCTTTTGCCGAAGCCGCTCTGGGCAGCGCCATTTGCATTCCCACCCTGGATGGCTTCCAAATGGTGAGATTACCCCAGGGCACTCAAACCGGCTGGACGTTCCGGTTTACGGGGGCCGGAGCCCCCGGAGGGCCCTTGGAGCCGCCCGGTGATCAGGTGAATGAGATCATCGTCACCACGCCGCAAAACCTCAGTCCCCGGCAGCGGTCGCTCCTGGAGGAATTGGGTCATTTGGAACTGGAACCGTTCGAGAGGGCCGGCCATGAATAG
- a CDS encoding type II toxin-antitoxin system RelE/ParE family toxin translates to MPQVLKLPQAETDLDDIWWYIAQDNADAADRFLDKIEDRCQTLAQFPNMGMSRDELLPSLRSLPIGKYLIFYVPIDDGIQVVRVLPAMMDIDAFF, encoded by the coding sequence ATGCCGCAAGTTCTTAAACTCCCGCAGGCTGAAACCGATCTCGATGATATCTGGTGGTATATAGCCCAGGACAATGCAGACGCCGCGGACCGGTTCCTTGATAAAATTGAAGATCGCTGCCAGACGCTGGCGCAATTCCCGAATATGGGCATGAGCCGTGATGAACTGCTGCCGTCCTTGCGCAGTCTGCCGATCGGCAAATATCTGATTTTCTATGTGCCCATTGATGACGGGATTCAGGTCGTCAGGGTTCTACCCGCAATGATGGATATCGATGCCTTCTTTTAA
- a CDS encoding type II toxin-antitoxin system ParD family antitoxin, which translates to MNISLTPQLEELVKRKVDSGLYVSASEVLREALRLLEERDRLKALRLEELRAEIKKGLDSGEATPLDIGDIKARGRKRLAAEPEK; encoded by the coding sequence ATGAACATTTCACTAACGCCACAGCTTGAAGAATTGGTCAAAAGGAAAGTGGACAGCGGGCTTTATGTTTCAGCGAGCGAAGTCCTGCGAGAAGCCCTGCGCCTTCTTGAAGAACGCGACCGTTTAAAGGCCCTGCGTCTTGAAGAGTTGAGGGCAGAAATTAAGAAGGGCTTGGACAGTGGGGAGGCAACGCCATTGGATATCGGCGACATTAAGGCACGGGGGCGCAAGCGACTAGCGGCAGAGCCAGAGAAATAA
- a CDS encoding HigA family addiction module antitoxin, translated as MGRSAIHPGEHLAEQLTELGMSAAELARQLKVPTNRITEILNGQRAVTGDTALRLGHFFGTSPEFWMNLQKLYELRLAEQKSGETIKDLPTLAKAMKKLSGDSQAHH; from the coding sequence ATGGGACGCAGTGCCATACATCCAGGCGAACATCTTGCCGAACAACTTACAGAACTGGGCATGAGCGCGGCTGAATTGGCCCGGCAGCTTAAGGTGCCCACGAACCGCATCACCGAAATCCTGAACGGCCAGCGCGCCGTGACCGGGGACACGGCCTTGCGCCTGGGGCATTTCTTCGGGACCAGCCCGGAATTCTGGATGAACCTGCAAAAGCTCTATGAGCTGCGCCTGGCCGAGCAGAAATCCGGGGAAACCATCAAGGACTTGCCGACTCTTGCCAAGGCGATGAAGAAACTGAGCGGCGATTCGCAGGCCCACCACTAG
- a CDS encoding SHOCT domain-containing protein — MGRFFSRFKQDPVDPSVSTFGNLANFYSLLIFLIAIPFVLIIGLVWLTGIIGFNTYIFAGFACLLAYAVWRIYRRWGIIKAKMASQTGDFQDLMREATKSGKDVEISLMNGVFTLRYSGSDRLTQAALTGGRPQPLALEAPAALVTEPPDTQAWLPPERLREELGEFMRLRDEGVISPEEFDRIKASLLQRISA; from the coding sequence ATGGGTAGATTCTTTTCCCGCTTTAAGCAAGATCCGGTTGACCCCTCGGTCTCTACCTTTGGGAACCTGGCCAATTTTTACAGCCTCCTGATCTTTCTCATCGCCATTCCCTTCGTCCTGATCATCGGCCTGGTATGGCTCACCGGCATCATTGGTTTCAACACCTACATCTTTGCGGGCTTCGCCTGCCTGCTGGCTTATGCCGTCTGGCGCATCTACCGCCGTTGGGGGATCATCAAGGCCAAGATGGCCTCTCAGACCGGCGACTTCCAGGATCTGATGCGAGAGGCGACCAAGAGCGGCAAGGACGTTGAAATCTCCCTGATGAACGGCGTCTTCACCCTGCGCTACAGCGGCTCGGACCGCCTGACCCAGGCCGCCCTGACCGGGGGACGGCCTCAGCCCCTGGCTTTAGAAGCCCCTGCGGCCCTGGTCACGGAACCGCCAGATACACAAGCCTGGCTACCGCCGGAACGTCTGCGGGAGGAACTGGGCGAGTTCATGCGGCTCCGGGACGAAGGCGTCATCAGCCCCGAGGAATTCGACCGCATCAAGGCCAGCTTGCTCCAGCGCATTTCGGCTTGA
- a CDS encoding PEP-CTERM sorting domain-containing protein codes for MKKTFWLIIPLCLLVYVSTLGITGPAYGAGLIVSLDGTRTGDEGEEGGPRYLTSSAMTNATTTLQNAGFTISTTDRFLAANIARACVLYTGAVITDFTAQELTDVQAFVAGGGGLVMQRDWNSFYPAADPLAAIFGVTYNPGGFGIGGTVTAVDKTANSPIWDGPAGSVTSYGQIFSSSVSGATAIGVHSTDPGETALATLVYGLGHVVFLTDMDAWDDFGNAAKPLITAGSNNAIVWENMFHYACTPVPEPATLVLVGSGLLGLVSWRRKARK; via the coding sequence ATGAAAAAAACTTTTTGGTTAATCATCCCCTTGTGTCTCCTGGTTTATGTAAGCACGCTGGGGATAACCGGCCCGGCCTATGGCGCCGGGCTCATCGTCAGCCTGGATGGCACTCGAACCGGCGATGAAGGTGAAGAAGGCGGACCCCGCTATTTAACCAGCAGTGCCATGACTAACGCCACCACCACCTTACAGAACGCCGGCTTTACCATCAGCACCACGGACCGCTTCCTGGCCGCCAATATCGCCAGGGCTTGCGTCCTGTACACCGGAGCTGTGATTACGGATTTTACTGCCCAGGAACTGACTGATGTCCAGGCGTTTGTCGCCGGCGGTGGCGGCTTGGTGATGCAACGGGATTGGAACTCGTTCTATCCGGCGGCTGACCCCCTGGCCGCAATCTTTGGGGTAACCTACAACCCGGGCGGGTTTGGTATCGGCGGTACGGTTACTGCGGTCGATAAAACCGCGAACAGCCCTATCTGGGACGGACCCGCGGGTTCGGTGACCTCCTATGGCCAGATTTTCTCTTCTTCGGTCTCGGGGGCCACAGCCATCGGGGTACACTCCACCGACCCCGGCGAAACCGCGCTGGCCACACTCGTGTATGGCTTGGGGCACGTGGTCTTCCTCACGGACATGGATGCCTGGGACGACTTTGGTAATGCTGCCAAACCCCTGATTACGGCGGGAAGCAACAATGCCATTGTGTGGGAGAATATGTTCCACTATGCCTGCACGCCGGTTCCCGAACCTGCCACCCTGGTCCTCGTGGGGTCGGGTCTCCTGGGGCTGGTTAGCTGGAGGAGAAAAGCAAGAAAGTAA
- a CDS encoding aminopeptidase: protein MEVNDKDELKQLRDRLAVTQTMVWDKVDAAERAAIFAFGDHYKTFLDRAKTEREAVTEIERQAKALGFVDLSRHESGPRAFYNYKNKVIVLVVQGRRPLTEGIHLVASHIDSPRLDLKQYPLYEDTDLAFLKTHYYGGIKKYQWLARPLAIHGVVLKADGTRVQLTIGEDPGDPVFTVLDLLPHLARKVQMDKKVSETFEGEKLNVLVGSLPLGDSETKERVKLHLLKYLEDQYGIVEEDLISAELEVVPAGPARDLGWDRSLVGGYGQDDRSCAYASLAAILDVQEPEHTCLALFYDKEEIGSEGNTGAQNCLLHEVVETLLELQGENPQARRRVLMSSKALSADVTGGLDPDFPEVHEKRNAARLGYGVCFHKYGGSGGKYSTSDANAEYVAWIRKTFQEHGVVWQAGELGKVDEGGGGTIAKYLAVYGMEIIDCGTPLLSMHSPFEVASKADLYMTFKAFRAFFRAH from the coding sequence ATGGAAGTCAACGATAAAGACGAACTGAAACAACTGCGGGACCGCCTGGCCGTCACCCAGACCATGGTATGGGACAAGGTGGATGCGGCCGAGCGCGCCGCCATCTTTGCTTTCGGTGACCACTACAAAACTTTCCTGGACCGCGCTAAAACCGAGCGGGAAGCGGTGACCGAAATCGAACGCCAGGCCAAGGCCTTGGGCTTCGTGGATCTGTCCCGGCATGAGTCCGGCCCCCGGGCCTTTTATAACTATAAAAACAAGGTCATCGTACTGGTGGTCCAGGGGCGGCGGCCCCTGACCGAGGGCATCCACCTGGTGGCCTCCCACATTGACTCACCCCGCCTGGATTTAAAGCAGTATCCCCTCTATGAAGACACAGACCTGGCCTTTTTAAAGACCCATTACTACGGCGGCATCAAGAAATACCAGTGGCTGGCCCGGCCCCTGGCCATTCACGGGGTGGTCCTCAAGGCCGACGGGACCCGCGTGCAGCTCACCATCGGCGAAGACCCGGGCGACCCGGTCTTTACGGTGCTGGACCTGTTGCCGCATCTGGCCCGCAAGGTCCAGATGGATAAAAAGGTTTCCGAGACCTTTGAAGGCGAAAAGCTCAATGTCCTGGTAGGTTCCTTGCCGTTGGGAGACAGCGAGACCAAGGAGCGCGTCAAGCTCCATCTGTTGAAATATCTGGAAGACCAGTATGGCATTGTGGAAGAAGACCTGATCAGCGCCGAACTTGAAGTGGTGCCGGCCGGACCCGCCCGGGACCTGGGCTGGGATCGTAGCCTGGTGGGCGGCTATGGCCAGGATGACCGCTCCTGCGCCTACGCCTCGCTGGCCGCCATCCTGGACGTCCAGGAGCCGGAGCATACCTGCCTGGCCCTGTTTTACGACAAAGAGGAAATCGGCAGCGAAGGCAATACGGGCGCCCAAAACTGCCTCCTGCATGAAGTCGTGGAAACCCTGTTGGAACTTCAGGGCGAAAATCCCCAGGCCCGGCGCCGGGTGCTCATGAGCAGTAAGGCCCTGTCCGCGGATGTCACCGGGGGCCTGGACCCGGATTTTCCGGAAGTCCATGAGAAGCGCAACGCCGCCCGCCTGGGGTACGGCGTCTGCTTTCACAAGTATGGCGGCAGCGGCGGCAAATATTCCACCAGCGACGCCAACGCCGAATACGTGGCTTGGATTCGCAAGACCTTCCAGGAGCACGGGGTTGTCTGGCAGGCCGGGGAGTTGGGTAAGGTAGACGAAGGGGGCGGCGGCACCATCGCTAAATACCTGGCGGTGTACGGCATGGAGATCATCGACTGCGGCACCCCGCTGTTGTCCATGCACTCGCCTTTTGAGGTGGCCTCCAAGGCCGACCTGTACATGACCTTCAAGGCCTTCCGGGCCTTTTTCCGGGCCCACTAA